A segment of the Butyrivibrio fibrisolvens genome:
GCTATCGGAATGGCTCCTCTAAGCTCGATAAGAGGAAGCATTGAAACAACGAAAATTACAAGGTAAATTGCCCACGTCGGAGCGTTCTGAAACATTTCTACAATTGCGTGACCCATTGGAATCTAAATCTCCTAATCATTTTTAGTCATACCCCCTTTGTGGCATGCGTGTTTTATTTAAGATAATCCTTTAAAAAGGCTATAAGCTTATCCATCTGCTCATCTGTACCGATAGAAATTCTCAGGTAATCCTCGATCCTCGGCGCGTTCCAGTGACGTACATAAATTCCGGCAGCTTTCAAAGCACAGAAAAGTGACTGACCTGAAACATTTTCATGCTTTGCGAATATAAAATTTGCCTGAGAATCAGGGAAAGAAAATCCCAAAGACTTAAGCTCGCACTTAACGCGTCTTCTTGTCTCCATGATCATATGGCAAGTCTTTTTAAAGTATTCATCATCTCTTACGGATGCTGCGCCAAGCTCAAGTGAAGGTCTATTCATTGTATATGAGTTAAAAGAAAACTTGGCATCATTCAGGTATTTTATCAGCTTTTTGGATCCAAATGCAAATCCTATTCTCATTCCCGCCATAGCTCTGGATTTGGAGAATGTCTGAACAACTAAAAGGTTATCATATTTATCTATTAATGGAAGAACGCTCTTGCCGCCAAAATCTATATAAGCTTCATCAATGATGACAACAACATCTTTATTATGAGCAATGATCTCCTCGATCATATTTACATCTTCAAGAACGCCTGTCGGTGCATTAGGATTTGGGAAAATGACACCGCCGTTATCCTTAAAGTAATCCTCTTTGACTATACGGAAGTTCTCATCAAGAGGGCATCTTTCATATGGAATGTGGTAAAGATCTGCCCACACATCATAAAAAGAATAAGTTATGTCAGGGAAAAGAATTGGCTTATTTGAATTAAAAAATGTCAGAAAAGCCATAGAAAGAACATCGTCAGATCCAACTCCGACAAAGATCTGATCGGACGGAACCTTGTAATAGTCGCTAAGAGCATCTATAAGCTTCGAAGCTCCCGGATCGGGATAAAGACGAAAATCCTCATATTTCATGCTACCAAGAAGTTTTTCAACCTCAGGAGCAGGAGGATAAGGACACTCGTTAGTATTGAGCTTAATGATGTTATCTGTTTTTGGCTGTTCGCCCGGCGTATAAGGAACGACCTTACGGACATTATTTTCCCATGACATGGCAGTACTCCCTTCTAAATGTGTATTCGCTGATATTCTTTAGAAAAAACGTCCGTGTTACGGACGTTAAAAATCAGGAATATTGTTCTAGTGTGATGCCTCGATTATCTTTGTGCAAATATCTTGTGAGACAGTATACTAGGATAGATTAGTTGAAATGATTGGCTCTGTATAGATCAAATGCATTAAGAACCTTTTCCTTGAGCTTTGGACTCATTCTAAGTTCAGATCCTCCACGCATCGTTATAACATTACCATTTATATAATTAACCCTGTAAAGGGCAACTATCTCAAATCTGGATACCTGTACAAATTCAGAAGACGGAAGCTTTTCCTGAATAGCAGACAAGGCCATATAAGTCGAGACATCGCCCTTCATGGTGTGAATGACGATCTTTCGACCCTGCGTCTCGATATAGATAATATCATTAAGGAAAATTTTGATCTGAATACGTTCGCTGTTAACAGTAATAGAACGTGAAAAATTAACACGCTGAACAGCTTTGTCCATAACGTGGACAAGACTCTCGTATTTTACAGGCTTTTTAAGATAGGAAAGGGCTTCGACTTCAAATGCCTCTGCAGCAAAAGAATCACTTCCTGTCATGAAGATTATCTGACTGGTCTGTGAGACTTTGCGAAGCATTCTTGCTGCATCTATACCATTTTGAATGGGCATAAGTATGTCAAGAAGGATGATATCCGGTTTTTTACTTTTAAGATACTCGGAATAATCATCCTGGCTGGATACATCTGTGATGTTGTAATCGAATTCGCGCTCATCGAGATATTTGGTTATGAGTTTATGATGAAGATTGATATCTGTCTTATCATCATCATAAATCAGTATCTCAAGGACGGATCTGCTCTCATCGGTTGAATTCATAAATGTCATACCTTGACCAACTTGAAACCCTTATTTCGTCGTAATTTTAGCATATTAAAGCCTGTGGTTCAAGATGGCTAAATTAACGGGTAGTGCCGCCCTCAACAAAGCATACCGGAAGGTCTGTAACACTGGATACTTCCTCGCCGTCTATCATCTTAAGGAGCATCTTAATACCTGTCTGAGCAATCTTATCAATAGGCTGTCTTATAGATGAAACTATAGGCTCGCCGGTAATAAAGTCAGGCATACCATCAAAACCGATAACCTGTACATCTTCAGGAACCCTAAGTCCCATCTTCTGAAGCTCATCAGAAATAAGATGTGCCATATGATCAGAAGAAGCAAATATTCCATCATATGAAAATTTCTTATCACCATCTGACGGAGACAGGTAGCTGTGGATCAACTTCCTGTATGATTTGGAAGGATACATGAATCCTGTATCTGCCATATTGTAATCCATGAAACTCAGAACATTATGCTCAACACTAACTTCGCTGCAGAATCTGTTGAAGCCTGCGATACGCTTTGTCGGTTCACTTTCATAATCAGTTCCTGCCCAGAAACACAGGATATTCCTGCAGCCTTTTTCATATAAGGTTTTAGCAGCAAGGTATCCGCCTGCTTCATTGTCGCAGGATACACAAGGAATCTTGCCACCAAAATGTCTGTCGAAAGCTACCATGGGAATATTAAGGCTTGTAGTATCAGCTATCTTGGAGTAGGTAACACCAAATATTCCGTCAACACGGGAAGTTGCAGCCATAGAAATATATGAATCGATCTTCTCGGAATCATTTCTTGAAATGCAGATGAGCATGCGCTTACCGCGCTTGTTCAGCTCTTTTTCTATAGTATCTATCATTGGTGGGAAAAGAGCATTCTGAAGAGTTGGAACGATAACCAGAATATCATTGGTATTCTGAGCTTTTAATCCATGTGCGTTTGGATTGAGCTGATAGTGAAGCTTCTTGATAGAGGCTTCTACCTTGAGTCTATATTCATCACTTACGTGAATACCGTTTATAACCTTTGAAACTGTGCCTAAAGAAACCCCTGCATCTTTGGCAACATCTTTGATTGTAGCCATATATAATCTCCGTACTGAAGCGCATAAATGCTATATTTGAAACGTTTTATCATTTCTTATAAATAATATCATTGGGGCAAAAACTCCACAATCTGACATTAATTACAAAAAAATAGACATTTTTTGTATATATTTACTGCTTTACTTTGCATATACATTTTGATATTGTGGAAATGTGCCAAGGGGGATTTGAGTCCGAAATTGAATCTGAGCACATTTTTTTAGAGAAGGAAATGAAACGTTTCATGTAATGGGGTTTAAGCACTGAATATAGAGAAATACAAAGACAGTGTGGTGAAAGGAATCATGAAAATGAACGAAACTTATAACAGAGTAACAAATGAATCCGGATATGGAAAAAAGGTTCTTTCCATTCTTCCATGGAACAAGGTAAAGGTTCCGGAAGATAAGAATATTCCTCATGGTGATATGCCGGGCGACAAGATTGAAATTGAAGATGGTCATATTACCAAGGCAGAGATCATTTTTCCAAAGCTTGTAGAGATGATCGCTAAGGCGGCAGATTCTAATGAGTATGGAAGATGTGTCATTGCAGTATGCGGCGGTTCAGGCGTAGGTAAATCCGAGATCGCATCTTTGTTAAGTTTCTATCTTAATGCAGCAGGAATCGGAAGTTATACACTTTCAGGTGATAACTATCCACACAGAATTCCTAAATATAACGATGCTGAGCGTCTTCGCATCTTCAGAGAAGCCGGAATTAGGGGAATGGCTGATGAAGGATGCATGAATGCTGAGAATTTTGCGATCGTGCAGAAATGGCAGCAGGAAGAAGACGATGCAAATGAAGCACATGTAAGCGAATATGGATGGTTCAAGTCATATCTTGATGCAGGTAAAAAGGCTCTTGCAGGATATCTTGGAACACCAAATGAAACAGACTATGACGAAGTAAGCACCATTATCAAAGCTTTCAAAGATGGCGCAGATACACTTACACTTCGCCGCATGGGAAGAGATGAAAGTGCTCTTTGGTATGAGAACGTTGATTTCTCAGACAAGAAAGTTCTTATCATCGAGTGGACACATGGAAACAGCGACTATATCAAAGGGGTAGATATTCCTGTTCTCCTTAACAGCACTCCTGCAGAGACACTTGCTCACAGAAGATCCCGTGCAAGAGACGGTAAAGTTGACAGCGCGTTTACAACACTTGTTCTTAATATAGAGCAAAGGGAGCTCCACTCACAGGCACATAAAGCTAAGATCATTATTTCCAAGGATGCTGAGCTTATAACATTTGAGCAGTATTCACAGCTTATGGATGGCCAGTTTTGAGAGAGGTATGCGGTATGAATAAAAAATATACAGATAATGGACCAATGCTTAATGCCTATCCTGACAGCATAGGCGGAACTCTTGGAGATATAGTTTCATTTTTGGAAAAGCCTGAACTTAAGGATGCATTCCAGTCGTTCTATATCCTTCCTAGTATCTTCAATACTGATCTTGACAGAGGATTTTCTGTTATTGATTACAACATCAATGAGCAGCTTGGTTCAAAAGAAGATGTTGAGAGAATAAAAAATCTTGGTGTAGACCTTAAGCTTGATTTCATCCTTAATCATGCTTCAGTTCTTTCACCACAGTTCCAGGACCTTATTAAAAATGGTGAGAAGTCAAAGTATGCAGACTTTTTCATTAACTGGAACAAATTCTGGGATGGCTGCGGCGATATGACCAAGGACGGTTATGTTCAGCCAAGAGAAGAACTTATCAAAGACATGTTCTTCAGAAAACCGGGACTTCCAATTCTTATGGTAAGAATGCCTGATGGCAGAGATGTTCCATACTGGAATACTTTCTATCAGGAAGTAAGATATCCAAGATTTGATGCTATTGACCTTCTTTCAAAGATGAACATGCAGTACCTTACTGCAGAAAAGCTTGCAGAGCGCATCAATAGCGAACTTGATAATGGAAAGATGCCTTCAGATATAAACTTTGAAGGATTTGAAAAATATAAAGATGCAGCAATAGATCTTCTTGAGTCAAATCGTAAGTATCTTGGTCAGATGGATCTTAATATCAAGTCAGATCTTGTATGGGAGCATTACGATAATACACTCAGAACACTTTCTGAGTATGGCGCTAAGATCGTTCGTCTTGATGCATTTGCATATGCACCCAAGGAGCCTGGCAAGAAGAACTTCCTTAATGAGCCTGATACATGGGATGTTCTTGCTAAGGTAAGAAAGCTTGCTGATAAATATGGAGTAACACTTCTTCCTGAAATTCATGCAAGCTATGGAGAAAAGACCTACAAGCAGGTTGCAGACATGGGTTACATGACCTATGACTTCTTCCTTCCGGGACTCTTGATAGATGCTATTGAGAAAAAAGATGCGACAACTCTTATGAATTGGGCGCAGGAACTTTATACAGACAAGATCCGCACAGTAAACATGCTTGGTTGTCATGATGGTATTCCGCTTCTTGATCTTAAAGGAATCCTTTCAGATGAAGAGATCCAGAATCTTATCGACACTGTTGTCGGAAGAGGCGGCCTTGTAAAAGATCTTCATGGCAAAAAGAACATGTACTACCAGGTTAACGCAACTTACTACAGCGCACTTGGTGAAGATGACAAGAAGATGCTGATGGCAAGAGCGATCCAGATGTTCATGCCTGGTAAGCCACAGGTTTGGTACCTTGATCTTTTCGCAGGTAAGAATGATTATGATGCGGTAAAACGTTCAGGTGCAGGTGGACATAAAGAAATTAACAGAACAAATATTTCTCCTGATGAGATTGCGAAAAAACTTGAGCAACCTGTTGTTGCAAAACAGCTTGAGCTGCTGAAACTCCGTAATACATTTCCTGCATTTGGCTTTGATGCTAAGTTTGAGTTTAAGTGTAACGCTTCAACCCTTGAAATATGCTGGACAAACGAAGGACATACAGCACAGCTCAAAGCGAATTTTGACAAGATGGAATACGAAATTATAACAAAATGACGATAATCTGTGTTTTGGGTGCTGATAATATTATCGGGAAATAGTGATTTCGTCGAAAATTTAGCGAAAATTCTCTAAAAACTTGTATATTTTAGTAGATATGTTACTATAATTTTATGAACTTGCATAAAAACGACATGATGAAACGTTATCATTCGTGATTATGCCAAATATAAAGGAGGATTTCTTATGAAGAAAAAGTTACTTGCAACCCTGCTGGTAGGCACAATGGCAGTTGCCATGACAGCCTGCAGCTCATCTGACAACAATGGAGGTAGTGCGCAGAACAAAGAAGAGGGTGGTTCATCTGACGCTACTGGTTCTTACGACGCAATCCGTCTTGTAAACGGAAAACCTGAAGTTGATACACAGCTCCAGGCACTTGCAGCTAAGTACAAAGAAGAGACAGGCAACGAGATCAAGATCGAGTCAATCGGTGGCGATACATCTGCATCTGACGCTCTTAAGGGTTACTTCCAGGCTGGTAACATGCCTGACATCTTCGTATCAGAGACTAACCAGTTTGCAGACTGGGAAGGCTATCTTGCTGATCTTTCAGGAGAAGCATGGTGCGACAATACTCAGTATGAGTATGTAGATGCGAATATGGGAACAATCGGTTACCCTTACATGGTTGAGGCAACAGCTATCGCTTACAACGCTGATGTTCTTGAGGCAGCTGGAGTAGATCCTGCATCTCTTACAAGCCCAGCAGCTTATGAAGAAGCTTTTGCAACAATCGACAGCAAGAAGGATGAACTTGGTCTTACAGCTGTAATCGGTTATTGCGCAGAGCCTAACAACCTTGGCTGGTCAACAGGTACACACATTTTCGCTCAGTACCTTGATTCAGGTCTTGCAGCTGATGACACAACATACATCGACCTTCTTAACGATGGTGGTAAGATCGATGAAGCTCGTATGACAAACTTTGCAAAATTCATCGGAATGTTCAATAAGTATTCTGATCCTGCACTTCTTGTAGACGGAACATATGATAACCAGGTTGGCAACTTTGCAGCTGGTAAGTATGCATTCGTAACACAGGGATCATGGATTGGTGCTTCTCTTACAGCTAACGAGAACTACTCAGGATTCA
Coding sequences within it:
- a CDS encoding alpha-amylase family glycosyl hydrolase, with protein sequence MNKKYTDNGPMLNAYPDSIGGTLGDIVSFLEKPELKDAFQSFYILPSIFNTDLDRGFSVIDYNINEQLGSKEDVERIKNLGVDLKLDFILNHASVLSPQFQDLIKNGEKSKYADFFINWNKFWDGCGDMTKDGYVQPREELIKDMFFRKPGLPILMVRMPDGRDVPYWNTFYQEVRYPRFDAIDLLSKMNMQYLTAEKLAERINSELDNGKMPSDINFEGFEKYKDAAIDLLESNRKYLGQMDLNIKSDLVWEHYDNTLRTLSEYGAKIVRLDAFAYAPKEPGKKNFLNEPDTWDVLAKVRKLADKYGVTLLPEIHASYGEKTYKQVADMGYMTYDFFLPGLLIDAIEKKDATTLMNWAQELYTDKIRTVNMLGCHDGIPLLDLKGILSDEEIQNLIDTVVGRGGLVKDLHGKKNMYYQVNATYYSALGEDDKKMLMARAIQMFMPGKPQVWYLDLFAGKNDYDAVKRSGAGGHKEINRTNISPDEIAKKLEQPVVAKQLELLKLRNTFPAFGFDAKFEFKCNASTLEICWTNEGHTAQLKANFDKMEYEIITK
- a CDS encoding LacI family DNA-binding transcriptional regulator, which gives rise to MATIKDVAKDAGVSLGTVSKVINGIHVSDEYRLKVEASIKKLHYQLNPNAHGLKAQNTNDILVIVPTLQNALFPPMIDTIEKELNKRGKRMLICISRNDSEKIDSYISMAATSRVDGIFGVTYSKIADTTSLNIPMVAFDRHFGGKIPCVSCDNEAGGYLAAKTLYEKGCRNILCFWAGTDYESEPTKRIAGFNRFCSEVSVEHNVLSFMDYNMADTGFMYPSKSYRKLIHSYLSPSDGDKKFSYDGIFASSDHMAHLISDELQKMGLRVPEDVQVIGFDGMPDFITGEPIVSSIRQPIDKIAQTGIKMLLKMIDGEEVSSVTDLPVCFVEGGTTR
- a CDS encoding LytTR family DNA-binding domain-containing protein, which codes for MTFMNSTDESRSVLEILIYDDDKTDINLHHKLITKYLDEREFDYNITDVSSQDDYSEYLKSKKPDIILLDILMPIQNGIDAARMLRKVSQTSQIIFMTGSDSFAAEAFEVEALSYLKKPVKYESLVHVMDKAVQRVNFSRSITVNSERIQIKIFLNDIIYIETQGRKIVIHTMKGDVSTYMALSAIQEKLPSSEFVQVSRFEIVALYRVNYINGNVITMRGGSELRMSPKLKEKVLNAFDLYRANHFN
- a CDS encoding extracellular solute-binding protein encodes the protein MKKKLLATLLVGTMAVAMTACSSSDNNGGSAQNKEEGGSSDATGSYDAIRLVNGKPEVDTQLQALAAKYKEETGNEIKIESIGGDTSASDALKGYFQAGNMPDIFVSETNQFADWEGYLADLSGEAWCDNTQYEYVDANMGTIGYPYMVEATAIAYNADVLEAAGVDPASLTSPAAYEEAFATIDSKKDELGLTAVIGYCAEPNNLGWSTGTHIFAQYLDSGLAADDTTYIDLLNDGGKIDEARMTNFAKFIGMFNKYSDPALLVDGTYDNQVGNFAAGKYAFVTQGSWIGASLTANENYSGFKVGFAPYAFEDGMDTIIAGPSSYWAVYSEGNVEAAKAFLNWCAGDSAQNILVNDAGFISPFDNCKYEPSDPFAASVISYMQAGKTSGWHTFLKKSGLENRTCQVFADYAKGSLDESGFVSTIGQVIADYYAE
- the hisC gene encoding histidinol-phosphate transaminase, coding for MSWENNVRKVVPYTPGEQPKTDNIIKLNTNECPYPPAPEVEKLLGSMKYEDFRLYPDPGASKLIDALSDYYKVPSDQIFVGVGSDDVLSMAFLTFFNSNKPILFPDITYSFYDVWADLYHIPYERCPLDENFRIVKEDYFKDNGGVIFPNPNAPTGVLEDVNMIEEIIAHNKDVVVIIDEAYIDFGGKSVLPLIDKYDNLLVVQTFSKSRAMAGMRIGFAFGSKKLIKYLNDAKFSFNSYTMNRPSLELGAASVRDDEYFKKTCHMIMETRRRVKCELKSLGFSFPDSQANFIFAKHENVSGQSLFCALKAAGIYVRHWNAPRIEDYLRISIGTDEQMDKLIAFLKDYLK